A segment of the Victivallis lenta genome:
AAGATTTTTCAATCTTTCTCAAAACTCCGGCTCGCTCCGTTTTCCAGCAACCGCGTCCCTCATCAGGCGCAACAGGGATTTAAAATATACCCTTTTCCGATATTTTCAAGCTCAGATTTCATTATTTCTCAATAATTTTCCAGAAACCCAAACCAGAAATCTCAATCAACATCCCCAACTTCAGGGGCAACGGATTCTTAATATATCATCAATATTTCAGCTTGCAAGCTCAGAATAGACCATTTTCACGATTTTTGAGCGAAAAACGCCTCAAAAACGCGATTGGCGGTAATCCCGCGGCGCCATGCCGGTGTGGCGGCGGAAAAAACGGGAAAAGTAAAATTCACTGCCGAAGCCAAGCTCAGCGGCAATTTCCTTGATGGACAAATCACCGCGCCGGAGCCGGGACTCCGCCCGGCGGCACAGTTCAGCGGCCAGGAACTCCTTCAGCGTCCGGCCGAAATCGCGCCGGAACTCCCGGCTCAACCGGTCGTAAGAGCGGCCGGCGACCTCGGCCAGCTCTTCCACTGTGGTTCCGGCATTCGCGCGTACGCGCATGTATTCGAGAAGGGTTCCGTAGCGCGCCTTCAGCCGGTTCCGCCACTCCCAGTCAAGCGTGATCTGCGGTGCAAGGCGCAGCAGAATCCCGCAGATAAAGCGGTGAAGCGCAAAAAAAGAACTCCAGCCCGGCTGCAAAGCGGCGATTCCGGCGACCTCCCGCATCGTCTCCTCCCCGGGATCAAACCGGACGCAATCGGTTTTACCGGAAAATAAATCCACTCCCGGCATTACTTCGACCCGGAAATGAAAACTGAAAAAGCGGAATCCGGCCGGAAAATCGAACTCGAGATCTAGCTGCGGAGGCATGAAACAGGCGAATCCGGGCTCGAGCCGGAGCGATTCGCCCGCCGAATGATTCATCAAACTCCCCTCCCCTTCCCGAATCAGGAACAGA
Coding sequences within it:
- a CDS encoding helix-turn-helix transcriptional regulator, whose product is MGLVRHDELTRLFRDLEWNFSEFGEAGFTWHGRNSYGFNRLFLIREGEGSLMNHSAGESLRLEPGFACFMPPQLDLEFDFPAGFRFFSFHFRVEVMPGVDLFSGKTDCVRFDPGEETMREVAGIAALQPGWSSFFALHRFICGILLRLAPQITLDWEWRNRLKARYGTLLEYMRVRANAGTTVEELAEVAGRSYDRLSREFRRDFGRTLKEFLAAELCRRAESRLRRGDLSIKEIAAELGFGSEFYFSRFFRRHTGMAPRDYRQSRF